Proteins found in one Corynebacterium sanguinis genomic segment:
- the dtd gene encoding D-aminoacyl-tRNA deacylase — MRAALTRVSQASVTVDGDVVGAIDCPDTGGILALVGVGRDDAEDAWRTVARKIAELRILDGERSAEDAGAPVLLVSQFTLLGRTAKGRRPSWADAAPGNIAEPVIESIAEELRRRGIHVEQGRFGAMMKVTSVNEGPFTVLVEA; from the coding sequence ATGAGAGCCGCACTCACCCGCGTCTCCCAGGCCAGCGTCACCGTCGACGGCGACGTCGTCGGCGCGATCGACTGTCCTGACACCGGCGGGATCCTCGCCCTGGTGGGCGTGGGCCGCGACGACGCCGAGGACGCGTGGCGCACGGTGGCGCGCAAGATCGCGGAACTGCGCATCCTCGACGGCGAACGCAGCGCCGAAGACGCAGGCGCACCGGTCTTGCTGGTGAGCCAGTTCACGCTGCTCGGCCGCACCGCGAAAGGCCGGCGGCCTTCATGGGCAGACGCGGCGCCCGGAAACATCGCCGAGCCGGTGATCGAGAGCATCGCCGAGGAGCTGCGCCGCCGGGGCATCCACGTCGAGCAGGGGCGCTTCGGGGCGATGATGAAGGTCACCAGTGTTAACGAGGGCCCGTTTACTGTCCTGGTTGAGGCCTGA
- a CDS encoding DUF3039 domain-containing protein has translation MGAVTTTTKTLERPDLREDTSSTTDDGTPKFFHYVKKDQIVDSAISGQMVVALCGATFPVKKQAKPGSPVCADCERIYKGLRRK, from the coding sequence ATGGGTGCTGTGACTACGACGACGAAGACTCTCGAGCGGCCGGATTTACGGGAAGATACCTCGTCAACCACGGACGACGGAACGCCTAAGTTTTTCCACTACGTAAAGAAGGACCAGATTGTAGACTCCGCGATCTCCGGGCAGATGGTCGTCGCGCTGTGCGGCGCGACATTCCCGGTGAAGAAGCAGGCCAAGCCGGGTTCCCCGGTCTGCGCCGACTGCGAGCGTATTTACAAGGGGTTGCGCAGGAAGTGA
- a CDS encoding DEAD/DEAH box helicase codes for MATKPRDFLAVATPGAGKTTFALTLAAALRDGRDVERIIVVVPTEHLKHQWSDAAKRFGLSLDANFTNSSGFNSAYNGIAVTYAQVAMHPFKHHALASARRSLVILDEIHHAGDAKSWGDGVREAYNMVEHRLALTGTPFRSDDSAIPFVTYAEDGEGHLVSQADYTYGYAHALADGVVRPVVFLAYSGEAQWKDSAGEEYTARLGEPLSPEQTARAWKTALDPKGEWIAAVLRAAHTRLAKIRANMPDAGGLVIATDTTTARAYAKLLREISSTPVTVVLSDEPGSSKRIDEFSASSDEWMVAVRMVSEGVDVPRLAVGVYATSASTPLFFAQAIGRFVRSRMPGESASVFLPSVPVLLRLAEEMEVSRDHVLGKPHRDQGWADELLERANRTESEPDEAGSYESIGASAELDSLIFDGSTYGTTTAAGSAEEQDFLGLPGLLDAEQVRTLLQKRQSEQLDAREAAERARKEAERATAERAQLHGDTPPPPGGSSGSGLAADEIPQLRRELNARVSVVAGRTGRPHGSIHNEVRKACGGPPTALCNAQQLRDRIAYLRDW; via the coding sequence ATGGCCACCAAGCCGCGCGACTTCCTCGCCGTGGCGACGCCGGGCGCGGGTAAGACCACCTTCGCGCTCACCCTCGCCGCTGCGCTGCGCGACGGGCGCGACGTCGAGCGCATCATCGTGGTCGTTCCCACGGAGCACCTCAAGCACCAGTGGTCTGACGCGGCGAAGCGCTTCGGCCTGTCGCTGGACGCGAACTTCACCAACAGTTCCGGGTTCAACTCCGCCTACAACGGCATTGCGGTCACCTACGCCCAGGTGGCGATGCACCCGTTTAAGCACCACGCGCTAGCGTCGGCGCGACGCAGCCTGGTCATCCTGGACGAGATCCACCACGCCGGCGACGCGAAGAGCTGGGGCGACGGTGTGCGCGAGGCCTACAACATGGTGGAGCACCGCTTGGCGCTGACCGGCACGCCGTTTCGCTCGGACGACTCCGCCATCCCCTTTGTCACCTACGCCGAGGACGGCGAGGGCCACCTTGTCAGCCAGGCCGACTACACCTACGGCTACGCGCACGCGCTTGCCGACGGCGTCGTGCGCCCCGTTGTCTTCCTCGCCTACTCGGGTGAAGCGCAGTGGAAGGACTCCGCCGGCGAGGAGTACACCGCGCGCCTCGGCGAGCCGCTGAGCCCCGAGCAGACCGCGCGCGCCTGGAAGACGGCGCTGGACCCGAAGGGGGAGTGGATCGCCGCGGTGCTGCGCGCCGCCCACACCCGCTTGGCAAAAATCCGCGCCAACATGCCGGATGCTGGCGGCCTGGTCATCGCCACGGACACCACCACGGCGCGCGCCTACGCCAAGCTGCTCCGCGAGATCAGCTCCACGCCGGTCACCGTCGTGTTGTCCGACGAGCCGGGCTCGTCGAAACGCATCGACGAGTTCTCGGCGTCGAGCGACGAGTGGATGGTGGCCGTGCGAATGGTCTCCGAGGGCGTCGACGTGCCGCGCTTAGCCGTCGGCGTCTACGCCACCTCCGCGTCCACCCCGCTGTTTTTCGCCCAGGCGATTGGCCGTTTCGTGCGCTCGCGCATGCCGGGGGAGTCCGCCTCGGTGTTCTTGCCCTCGGTGCCGGTGCTGTTGCGCCTTGCCGAGGAAATGGAGGTCTCGCGCGACCACGTGCTGGGCAAGCCGCACCGCGACCAGGGGTGGGCCGACGAGCTTTTAGAGCGCGCCAACCGCACTGAGAGCGAGCCCGATGAGGCCGGAAGCTACGAGTCCATCGGGGCGTCCGCGGAGCTGGATTCGCTTATTTTCGACGGCTCCACCTACGGCACAACAACGGCCGCGGGTTCCGCCGAGGAGCAAGACTTCCTCGGCCTGCCTGGGCTTCTCGACGCCGAGCAGGTACGCACCCTGCTGCAAAAGCGCCAAAGCGAGCAGCTCGACGCACGCGAAGCAGCCGAACGCGCCCGCAAAGAGGCCGAGCGCGCCACCGCCGAGCGCGCCCAGCTCCACGGCGACACCCCGCCCCCACCGGGCGGTTCTAGCGGATCGGGCTTGGCCGCCGACGAAATCCCCCAGCTGCGCCGCGAACTCAACGCGCGCGTGTCCGTCGTCGCCGGGCGCACTGGGCGGCCGCACGGCTCGATCCACAACGAGGTGCGCAAGGCCTGCGGCGGGCCGCCGACCGCGTTGTGCAACGCGCAGCAACTTCGAGACCGCATTGCCTACCTGCGCGACTGGTAG
- a CDS encoding RNA polymerase sigma factor: MNLSERAYVAARENSGNESVSSVDNVTGSTSGEAAADASTTPASTPAKRTAKKTAKKTAKKAVKKTAKKTAKKAVKKTVKKTAAKKATAAHAAAPHAAEDDELAVTTDDAAIDEVIDVPADVDEDFDQLLGDEDEEFADEVDDVDDVDDVDDVEDDKDDPEAAEEDGEEAVDSSSVWDIEESAALRQARKDAQLTASADSVRAYLKQIGKVALLDAELEVSLAKRIEAGLYAQHRLDEMERAAAEGDKEAKLTPAVKRDLRAVARDGRKAKNHLLEANLRLVVSLAKRYTGRGMAFLDLIQEGNLGLIRAVEKFDYSKGYKFSTYATWWIRQAITRAMADQARTIRIPVHMVEVINKLGRIQRELLQDLGREPTPQELAKEMDITEEKVLEIQQYAREPISLDQTIGDEGDSQLGDFIEDSEAVVAVDAVSFTLLQDQLQDVLHTLSEREAGVVRLRFGLTDGMPRTLDEIGQVYGVTRERIRQIESKTMSKLRHPSRSQVLRDYLD; this comes from the coding sequence ATGAATTTAAGTGAAAGGGCGTACGTGGCAGCCAGGGAAAATTCCGGAAACGAGAGCGTGAGCAGCGTGGATAACGTCACCGGGAGCACTTCGGGCGAGGCAGCAGCCGACGCCTCTACTACGCCTGCCAGCACGCCCGCGAAGCGCACGGCCAAGAAAACGGCTAAGAAGACCGCGAAAAAGGCAGTGAAGAAAACGGCTAAGAAAACTGCCAAGAAGGCGGTAAAGAAGACGGTCAAGAAGACCGCCGCGAAGAAGGCCACCGCCGCCCACGCTGCTGCCCCCCACGCAGCCGAGGACGACGAGCTCGCGGTCACTACCGATGACGCCGCGATCGACGAGGTAATAGACGTCCCCGCCGATGTCGACGAGGACTTCGACCAGTTGCTCGGCGATGAGGACGAGGAGTTCGCCGACGAGGTTGATGACGTTGATGACGTGGACGATGTCGACGACGTGGAAGACGACAAAGACGACCCCGAGGCCGCGGAGGAAGACGGCGAGGAAGCGGTTGATTCCTCCTCCGTGTGGGACATCGAGGAATCCGCCGCCCTGCGTCAGGCACGCAAGGACGCGCAGCTTACGGCGTCCGCCGACTCGGTACGCGCTTACCTCAAGCAGATCGGCAAGGTTGCACTGCTCGACGCGGAACTTGAGGTCTCGCTAGCGAAGCGCATCGAGGCTGGCCTCTACGCACAGCATCGGCTCGACGAGATGGAGCGCGCCGCCGCCGAGGGCGACAAGGAAGCCAAGCTCACCCCCGCCGTCAAGCGCGATCTGCGCGCCGTGGCGCGCGACGGCCGCAAGGCGAAGAACCACCTGCTCGAGGCCAACCTACGCCTCGTTGTCTCCCTGGCCAAGCGCTACACCGGCCGCGGTATGGCATTCCTCGACCTGATCCAGGAGGGCAACCTCGGCCTGATCCGCGCCGTGGAGAAGTTCGACTACTCCAAGGGCTACAAGTTCTCCACCTACGCCACGTGGTGGATCCGCCAGGCGATCACGCGCGCCATGGCGGACCAGGCGCGCACCATCCGTATCCCGGTCCACATGGTCGAGGTGATCAACAAGCTCGGGCGCATCCAGCGCGAGCTGCTGCAGGATCTCGGCCGCGAGCCTACCCCGCAAGAACTGGCCAAGGAAATGGACATCACCGAGGAGAAGGTCCTCGAGATCCAGCAGTACGCGCGCGAGCCGATCTCCCTGGATCAGACCATCGGCGACGAGGGCGATAGCCAGCTCGGCGACTTCATCGAGGACTCCGAGGCTGTCGTCGCGGTCGACGCGGTTTCGTTCACCCTCCTGCAGGACCAGCTACAGGACGTTCTGCACACGCTGTCCGAGCGCGAAGCCGGCGTGGTGCGCCTGCGCTTCGGGCTTACCGACGGCATGCCCCGCACACTCGACGAGATCGGCCAGGTTTACGGCGTGACGCGCGAGCGCATCCGCCAGATCGAATCGAAGACGATGTCCAAGCTGCGCCACCCGTCGCGCTCGCAGGTGCTGCGCGACTACCTGGACTAG
- a CDS encoding sigma-70 family RNA polymerase sigma factor, with protein MTQPDHAPAADQEETVDRGSRRNQTNDNPSADLVRVYLNGIGKTALLDAAEEVELAQRIEVGLYAQFLLDDPDTKLTRAKKRDLKILAKQGRRARSHLLEANLRLVVSLAKRYTGRGMPLLDLIQEGNLGLIRAMEKFDYAKGFKFSTYATWWIRQAITRGMADQSRTIRLPVHLVEQVNKLSRIRREMYQSLGREPTNEELSEESGIEESKIEMLLRQSRDPVSLDMPVGVDEEAPLGDFIEDAEATDAEDAVVSSLRHDDIQDIIGGLEQREQDVIRLRYGLDDGVPRTLDQIGRQFGLSRERVRQIEREVMAKLRVGERADRLRDYAM; from the coding sequence ATGACTCAACCGGATCATGCTCCCGCCGCTGATCAGGAAGAAACCGTCGATCGCGGCAGTCGCCGGAACCAGACGAATGACAATCCGTCGGCAGACTTGGTCCGCGTGTACCTCAACGGCATCGGCAAGACCGCGCTGCTCGACGCCGCCGAGGAGGTGGAGCTGGCCCAGCGCATCGAGGTCGGGCTCTACGCACAGTTCCTTTTAGACGACCCCGACACCAAGCTCACCCGCGCGAAGAAGCGCGACCTGAAGATCTTGGCCAAGCAGGGCCGCCGCGCGCGCTCGCACCTGCTCGAGGCGAACCTGCGCCTCGTTGTCTCCCTGGCAAAGCGCTACACGGGCCGCGGTATGCCGTTGCTTGACCTGATCCAGGAGGGCAACCTCGGCCTGATCCGCGCGATGGAGAAGTTCGACTACGCCAAGGGGTTCAAGTTCTCCACCTACGCCACCTGGTGGATCCGCCAGGCAATCACCCGCGGCATGGCCGACCAGTCGCGCACCATCCGCCTACCAGTCCACCTCGTGGAGCAGGTGAACAAGCTCTCGCGCATCCGCCGCGAGATGTACCAGTCCCTGGGCCGCGAACCCACGAACGAGGAGCTGTCGGAAGAGTCCGGCATCGAGGAGTCCAAGATCGAGATGCTGCTGCGCCAGTCGCGCGACCCGGTCTCCCTCGACATGCCCGTCGGCGTGGACGAGGAGGCACCCCTGGGTGACTTCATCGAGGACGCCGAGGCAACCGACGCCGAGGACGCCGTGGTCTCCAGCCTGCGCCACGACGACATCCAGGACATCATCGGCGGCCTAGAGCAGCGCGAGCAGGACGTGATCCGCCTGCGCTACGGCCTTGACGACGGTGTGCCCCGCACCCTCGACCAGATCGGCCGCCAGTTCGGCCTGTCCCGCGAGCGCGTGCGCCAGATCGAGCGCGAGGTCATGGCGAAGCTGCGCGTCGGCGAGCGCGCCGACCGGCTGCGCGATTACGCGATGTAG
- a CDS encoding DUF3099 domain-containing protein — protein MTPAEEFNEFSDPYTVDVEPEVPARTSRRLRLRRTRGELITDARHTHEQNIRSRERNYMLLQSLRIPFILLSMLAAWYWENWWLAGLLFVVSIPLPWIAVMVGNGQGEKRDPRQKNVYKPATARAAAHEFELEQQRRRELGAAGNQSGRVIIDHDDKDE, from the coding sequence ATGACACCGGCGGAGGAATTCAACGAATTCAGCGACCCCTACACGGTCGACGTGGAGCCGGAGGTCCCCGCCCGCACATCTCGGCGCCTGCGCCTGAGACGCACCCGCGGCGAGCTAATTACCGACGCCCGCCACACCCACGAGCAGAACATCCGCTCCCGCGAGCGCAACTACATGCTGCTGCAGAGCCTGCGCATCCCGTTCATCCTGCTGTCCATGCTCGCCGCGTGGTACTGGGAAAACTGGTGGCTGGCCGGATTGCTGTTCGTCGTGTCCATCCCGCTGCCGTGGATCGCAGTGATGGTGGGAAACGGCCAGGGAGAAAAACGCGACCCGCGGCAGAAGAACGTGTATAAGCCCGCCACCGCGCGCGCCGCCGCGCACGAGTTCGAGCTTGAGCAGCAGCGACGCCGTGAGCTCGGCGCCGCGGGCAACCAGTCGGGTCGGGTTATCATCGACCACGATGACAAGGATGAGTAA
- a CDS encoding DUF4192 domain-containing protein produces MDLTPGTLNGPQDIIAALPGIFGFYPQESTVIVGIYPADSDGTTRLGPVMRADLAHTHHMLPALIDTPGGECIAFYAVIISRIPNSTLVEETKELLFNFSSAEGTSLIDACWHVSEIAHGTPYTIVFGPNPAHLAHVDRGEEWISGTVPCVVSSPSMKPLLHNGALPELDRADTFRFFEAWDDIDPTHPDCDPAAAARRATELALLRDTDTATLAAEIDDACALLHEVCPRPMIHEVARPGRASIFGHPGDGVDLAAMLAMRWSRDLLVIDALKSPQSAAAALLWVAKAYRGEIRANALTLWATIATARHLSSWAVVALACAQEEVPGHSLSELLLTMLHNGLQENLVETAESGCAMAWAVFDTARATLGGE; encoded by the coding sequence ATGGATCTGACTCCAGGGACACTGAACGGACCACAAGACATCATCGCCGCCTTGCCGGGAATCTTCGGCTTCTACCCCCAAGAATCTACCGTCATCGTCGGGATCTACCCCGCGGACAGCGACGGCACGACCCGCCTGGGTCCTGTCATGCGCGCTGACCTTGCCCACACCCACCACATGTTACCCGCACTCATCGACACCCCCGGTGGCGAATGCATCGCCTTCTACGCGGTCATCATCAGCCGCATCCCCAATTCCACGCTGGTGGAAGAGACCAAGGAGCTGTTGTTCAACTTCTCGTCCGCCGAGGGCACCTCCCTCATTGACGCCTGCTGGCACGTCTCCGAAATTGCCCACGGCACCCCGTACACCATCGTCTTCGGCCCTAACCCAGCGCATCTCGCGCACGTCGACCGCGGTGAGGAGTGGATCTCCGGCACGGTGCCGTGCGTCGTCTCCTCGCCCTCAATGAAGCCGCTGTTGCACAATGGGGCACTGCCGGAACTCGACCGCGCGGACACGTTCCGCTTCTTCGAGGCGTGGGACGATATCGACCCAACCCACCCGGACTGCGACCCTGCCGCCGCCGCACGCCGCGCCACCGAACTCGCGCTGCTGCGCGACACGGACACAGCCACGCTCGCAGCCGAGATTGATGACGCCTGCGCGCTGCTCCACGAGGTCTGCCCGCGCCCGATGATCCACGAGGTGGCGCGCCCGGGGAGGGCCAGCATCTTCGGCCACCCGGGCGACGGGGTAGACCTCGCCGCGATGCTCGCGATGCGCTGGTCGCGCGACCTGCTGGTGATTGACGCGCTGAAGTCCCCGCAAAGCGCGGCAGCAGCCCTGCTGTGGGTGGCCAAGGCCTACCGCGGAGAGATTCGCGCCAATGCGTTGACCCTGTGGGCGACCATCGCCACCGCCCGCCACCTCAGCTCGTGGGCCGTGGTGGCGCTAGCCTGCGCCCAGGAGGAAGTCCCCGGCCACAGCCTGTCGGAGCTGCTGCTGACCATGCTGCACAACGGCCTGCAGGAAAACCTTGTCGAGACAGCCGAGTCGGGCTGCGCGATGGCGTGGGCGGTGTTCGATACCGCGCGCGCCACCCTAGGAGGGGAGTGA
- a CDS encoding DUF4190 domain-containing protein, translated as MSTPYNPNNSDPSGFNHPEGYSAYNPNSGETPNPNAGGTYGPGPESPLGNGFGTSNPDSVFSNDYASMGAAGNPAYGNGTVAPQQNGMAIAALIVGIISLLGILFLPIAFLGGIIAIVLGALGLRKAKTLEPGAQRRGMSIAGIVMGAVALLLSIAMLVFVGVGFSRLMNSGVAEQCQQLEGDATAYQQCVTDFLKNDPNSPLNTQGSS; from the coding sequence ATGAGCACCCCATACAACCCGAATAACTCCGATCCGAGCGGCTTCAACCACCCCGAGGGGTACTCCGCCTACAACCCGAACAGCGGCGAGACCCCTAACCCCAACGCTGGCGGCACCTACGGGCCTGGCCCAGAGAGCCCGCTGGGCAATGGCTTCGGCACGTCCAACCCGGACAGCGTGTTTAGCAACGATTACGCATCCATGGGCGCGGCGGGCAACCCGGCTTACGGCAACGGCACCGTGGCACCGCAGCAAAACGGTATGGCGATCGCCGCGCTCATCGTCGGCATCATCTCGCTGCTCGGCATCCTGTTCCTGCCCATCGCATTCCTGGGCGGCATCATCGCGATCGTCCTTGGCGCCCTGGGCCTGCGCAAAGCGAAGACGCTGGAGCCGGGCGCGCAGCGCCGCGGCATGTCGATTGCGGGCATCGTCATGGGTGCCGTCGCGCTGCTTCTCTCCATCGCCATGCTCGTGTTCGTGGGCGTTGGGTTCTCTCGCCTGATGAACAGTGGCGTGGCCGAGCAGTGCCAGCAGCTGGAGGGCGACGCAACCGCTTACCAGCAGTGCGTGACGGACTTCCTTAAAAACGATCCGAATTCCCCGCTGAACACCCAGGGTTCCTCCTAA
- the galE gene encoding UDP-glucose 4-epimerase GalE has translation MKLVVTGGAGYVGSVCAKVLVDAGHDVTVIDDFSTGNPEAVPAGATLVEGRIGDFIDATLASGDIDGVLHFAARSLVGESMEVPHEYWRDNLVTSLSLLDAMRTHQVPKLVFSSTAATYGEPETVPITEDTPTRPTNPYGATKLAIDYAITSYCQAYGLGATSLRYFNVAGAHGAIGENHKTETHLIPLVLQVALGYRDKIMIFGDDWPTKDGTCVRDYIHIRDLADAHVLALESSTPGEHRIYNLGSGDGYSVREVIEVCREVTGHPIPAEVAPRRAGDPAVLIASSEKIQRELGWDPTRTQLRRIVEDAWEFTRELGDRSHAAPKR, from the coding sequence ATGAAACTCGTTGTCACAGGCGGCGCCGGATACGTCGGAAGCGTCTGCGCCAAGGTGCTTGTCGACGCCGGCCACGACGTCACCGTCATCGATGACTTCTCCACCGGCAACCCCGAGGCCGTGCCCGCGGGCGCCACCCTGGTCGAGGGCCGCATCGGCGACTTCATCGACGCCACGCTGGCCAGCGGCGACATCGACGGCGTCCTGCACTTCGCGGCGCGCTCGCTCGTCGGCGAGTCCATGGAGGTGCCCCACGAGTACTGGCGCGACAACTTGGTCACTTCGCTATCGCTTCTCGACGCCATGCGCACGCACCAGGTTCCCAAGCTCGTGTTCTCCTCCACCGCCGCGACCTACGGCGAGCCGGAGACGGTGCCGATCACCGAAGACACCCCGACGAGGCCAACGAACCCCTACGGGGCGACGAAGCTGGCCATCGACTACGCCATTACTTCCTACTGCCAGGCCTACGGCCTGGGAGCGACGAGCCTGCGCTACTTCAACGTCGCCGGCGCGCACGGCGCGATCGGCGAGAACCACAAGACCGAAACGCACCTCATTCCGCTGGTCCTGCAGGTCGCGCTGGGCTACCGAGACAAGATCATGATCTTCGGCGACGACTGGCCCACCAAAGACGGCACCTGCGTGCGCGACTACATCCACATCCGCGACCTCGCCGACGCCCACGTGCTCGCCTTGGAATCCAGCACGCCGGGCGAGCACCGCATTTACAACCTGGGCTCGGGCGACGGCTACTCCGTGCGCGAGGTCATCGAGGTGTGCCGCGAGGTCACGGGGCACCCGATCCCCGCCGAGGTCGCTCCCCGGCGCGCCGGCGACCCGGCTGTGCTCATCGCCTCTTCAGAGAAGATCCAGCGCGAGCTTGGCTGGGATCCGACGCGCACGCAGCTGCGCCGCATCGTCGAGGATGCGTGGGAGTTCACCCGCGAGCTCGGCGATCGCTCCCACGCAGCCCCCAAGCGCTAG
- a CDS encoding methyltransferase, whose protein sequence is MTRMSNNPAPSLPETAAALAEALERASFSADGIAAHLGPEATEALYRGEPGVVRHACRDSSTMSGLIRFFLLREPMGVDTLAELLSPALALSLIDAHLARLTPAGEAQVALDVRPHVIAGHNRLIISDLDASVTEHVPGRDHVLGVGSASLSLLSATPCSPVQRVLDLGTGSGVQAIAQSSCAVEVVATDVHPRALELAEATMAANGVRNVELRHGSWFEPVAGERFDRIVANPPFVVGLPEVGHVYRDSGLWLDEASKLVVSTAPAHLAPGGSAHILASWVHLVDGTWESRVASWLPPTGVSAWVVQRDVVDPGMYVSTWLRDESIDPRSREGIERTAAWLEHFAAEGVRAVGFGWVFLRDIGDAPSEVTAETLSHSFTDALGPEAEEYFTRMDWLRQRRHDEVLDARYLVRPGLALEEVSVTDTETGMGFAHHVTRVTRTDGPRFSHDIDAALRSVLAGLNPRGLSLGDVVGLFAASRGLDDAATDELAHSAAAAAVDLIRHGLIIPAEIADLAVL, encoded by the coding sequence ATGACAAGGATGAGTAACAACCCCGCACCCAGCCTTCCCGAGACCGCCGCCGCGCTCGCCGAGGCGCTTGAGCGCGCGTCGTTTAGCGCCGACGGCATTGCCGCCCACCTCGGCCCGGAGGCCACCGAGGCGCTGTACCGCGGCGAGCCCGGTGTGGTCCGCCACGCGTGCCGCGACTCGTCGACGATGTCTGGCCTGATCCGCTTTTTCCTGCTGCGCGAGCCGATGGGCGTCGATACGCTCGCTGAGCTGCTCTCCCCCGCGCTCGCTTTATCGCTTATCGACGCCCACCTCGCGCGCCTCACCCCCGCCGGCGAGGCGCAGGTTGCGCTCGACGTGCGCCCGCACGTGATCGCGGGCCACAACCGGCTGATCATCTCCGACCTTGACGCGTCGGTCACTGAACACGTGCCAGGGCGCGACCACGTGCTCGGAGTGGGCTCGGCGTCGCTGTCGCTGCTGTCGGCGACCCCGTGCTCGCCGGTTCAGCGGGTGCTGGACCTAGGCACGGGTTCGGGTGTGCAGGCCATCGCCCAGTCGTCGTGCGCGGTCGAGGTCGTGGCCACCGACGTGCATCCCCGGGCGCTCGAGCTGGCGGAGGCGACCATGGCGGCGAACGGGGTGCGCAACGTCGAGCTGCGCCACGGCTCGTGGTTCGAGCCGGTCGCGGGTGAGCGCTTCGACAGGATCGTCGCCAACCCGCCGTTTGTCGTCGGCCTGCCCGAGGTCGGCCACGTCTACCGCGATTCCGGCCTGTGGCTCGATGAGGCGAGCAAGCTCGTGGTCAGCACTGCGCCGGCCCACCTCGCACCCGGCGGCAGCGCCCACATCCTCGCCTCCTGGGTGCACCTTGTCGACGGCACCTGGGAAAGCCGCGTAGCCTCGTGGCTGCCGCCGACCGGCGTCTCGGCGTGGGTGGTGCAGCGCGACGTGGTCGACCCCGGCATGTACGTCTCCACGTGGCTGCGCGACGAATCAATCGACCCGCGCTCGCGCGAGGGCATCGAGCGCACCGCCGCCTGGCTGGAGCACTTCGCTGCCGAGGGCGTGCGCGCCGTCGGGTTCGGGTGGGTGTTCCTGCGCGACATCGGCGATGCCCCCTCCGAGGTGACTGCCGAGACCCTGTCGCACTCCTTCACGGACGCGCTGGGCCCGGAGGCCGAAGAGTATTTCACGCGCATGGACTGGCTGCGCCAACGCCGCCACGACGAGGTGCTCGACGCCCGCTACCTGGTGCGCCCCGGCCTCGCGCTCGAGGAGGTCAGCGTCACCGACACAGAAACGGGCATGGGCTTTGCCCACCACGTCACCCGCGTCACCCGCACCGACGGGCCGCGGTTTAGCCACGACATCGACGCGGCGCTGCGCTCCGTGCTCGCGGGCCTCAACCCGCGCGGGCTGAGCCTGGGAGACGTCGTGGGGCTCTTCGCCGCGTCGCGCGGGCTTGACGACGCCGCCACCGACGAGCTGGCGCACTCCGCGGCCGCGGCGGCGGTCGACCTGATCCGCCACGGGCTGATCATTCCCGCCGAGATCGCCGACCTGGCGGTGCTGTAA
- a CDS encoding metal-dependent transcriptional regulator, with protein MRDLVDTTEMYLRTVYELEEEGIIPMRARIVERLDQSGPTVSQTVARMERDGLIVVEPDRSLSLTQVGRERATAVMRKHRLAERLLTDVLQLDLSRVHEEACRWEHVMSEEVEKRVVAVLHNPYRSPFGNPIPALAELGVDEDASLEHGTRAIDLDLSSPVEARVVQISEILQLNLPVFRELAAAKIGIDSTVTLSRGDDGDILVASGLGSTVTLSDDIAHAFRVSPTA; from the coding sequence GTGCGTGACCTAGTAGATACGACCGAAATGTACTTAAGAACGGTCTACGAGCTGGAAGAAGAGGGCATCATTCCGATGCGCGCGCGTATCGTTGAGCGCCTCGACCAGTCCGGGCCGACCGTTTCCCAAACCGTCGCTCGCATGGAGCGCGACGGCCTGATCGTCGTCGAGCCGGACCGCTCACTGTCGCTGACGCAGGTCGGGCGCGAGCGCGCCACCGCGGTGATGCGCAAGCACCGCCTCGCCGAGCGCCTGCTTACCGACGTCCTCCAGCTCGACCTCTCCCGTGTCCACGAGGAGGCGTGCCGCTGGGAGCACGTGATGAGCGAGGAGGTGGAGAAGCGGGTCGTCGCGGTGCTGCACAACCCCTACCGCTCCCCCTTCGGCAACCCGATCCCCGCCCTCGCGGAGCTCGGCGTGGACGAGGACGCCTCCCTCGAGCACGGCACCCGGGCGATTGATCTGGATCTCAGCTCGCCGGTTGAGGCCCGCGTGGTGCAGATCAGCGAGATTCTGCAGCTCAACCTGCCCGTCTTCCGTGAGCTCGCGGCGGCGAAGATCGGCATCGACAGCACCGTCACCCTGAGCCGCGGCGACGACGGCGACATCCTCGTCGCCTCGGGGTTAGGCTCGACCGTGACGCTGAGTGACGACATCGCCCACGCGTTCCGCGTCAGCCCCACCGCCTAG